The genomic DNA TAGTCCAAATTACTTCGTATATCATTTGTCAAGATCCGCCCACATTTCGTTCATATCCGTATATCGTTTTGTGTTCGGATCAGCCTCTAGGCGTTCCGCTTCGGCAACAGCCTCGCGTAGACCTTTAGGATATTCCGGATATTTCACTTCAAAGGGCAAACCTCGTTGCAGCACAACTTGGCGCAGGAACATGGATACCGCTTGAGACATGGAAAGGCCTAACCCTTCCAACAATGCTGTCGCCTGATCATTCAAATCAGAATCAATGCGGAAATTTTTTGCCACGGTACTCATACCATCAAATATATATCGTTTGTAAAGCATTTGCAAGTATTTGATGGGTTTTATAGCGATATTATTCTTCATTTTAACTCCTTCCCCGCAGACAAGCTGAAACTGCAGGGCTTAACATTTTGCTCTTTCGAGCACTAAATAAATATAATCTCAAAAATTTTCACTGTCAAGGGAATAAAATTTTTTCAAGTAACATTTTAAAGGCCCCCCTGTCGTAAGACAGGGTGTTTGTGTATTAGGGCGGGTGGGCGGGATAAGCCGGGCGTTGCGGGTGCGGCGTTTGAGCACCCGCTAGAGAGGGTAGCGGAAGACCCGGCTAGATCCTTCGACTACGGCGCAGTGCGCCTTCGCTCAGGATGACACAGCCGGGGCTGAAGCGAGGGGGATACTTCCCCCTCCTATATAAAAAACTGTACATTTTGCCCTAATGAGCACTACAAAATTTTCTGACAGGAAATTTTTACTACATTTCGAGCCATGAATCAAGAAACACCCGATACTACTCTAGGTTTATCTAACGTCAATCACCTAGAACGACTTTATGACGGCTGGTTCCTCGATTACGCCAGCTATGTGATTTTGGACCGTGCGGTCCCATATTTTGAAGATGGCCTGAAGCCTGTTCAGCGCCGTATTTTGCATTCCATGTTCGAAAACCACGACGGACGCTACCAGAAGGTGGCTACGATCGTCGGTCGAACGATGGCCTACCACCCGCATGGCGATGCCTCTATCGGCGATGCACTTGTGGGCCTCGGCCAGAAGAATTTGCTCATCGACACCCAGGGTAACTGGGGCAACCCCTACACGGGCGACCGCGCTGCAGCCCCCCGTTATATCGAAGGCCGCCTCACGCCGTTCGCTGTCGATGTCGTGTTCAACCCCGAAACGACGGAATGGATCCCGAGTTACGATGGCCGTAGTGAAGAACCGGTCACGCTCCCGGTCAAGTTCCCGCTGCTTTTGGCTCAGGGCGTCGATGGTATCGCCGTCGGTCTCTCGACATCCATCCTCCCCCACAACTTCCGCGAACTCTGCGAGGCTAGCATCGCCTGTTTGCGCGGCAAGAAGTTTACGCTTTACCCGGACTTTTTCACGGGCGGCATTATCGACGTCACGGACTACAACGATGGTCAACGCGGGGGCAAGGTCAAGGTCCGCGCGAAGATTGAAAAGGTCGACAACAAGACGCTCGCCATCCGCGAAATTCCGTACGGCACCACGACCGTGAGCTTGATTGAAAGCATTGTCAAGGCAAACGACAAGGGCAAAATCAAAATCAAACACGTGGACGACAACACGAGCCAGGGCGTCGAAATCTTGGTGCACTTGCAGCCGGGGACGGACCCGCAGGTGGCCATCGATGCGCTTTACGCCTTTACGGACTGCGAAAAGTCGCTCTCTCCGTGCACTTGCGTCATTATCGACAAGCACCCGAAATTCGTGGGCGTCTCGGACATCTTGAAGCTCAACACGGAACACACCGTGAAGCTTTTGGAATGGGAACTCGCCAACGAGCTCAAGCACCTCGAAGACAAGTGGCACATGACCACACTCGAAAAAATATTTATCGAGAAGGAAGTCTACGAAGTCATCAAGAAAGCTAAGGACCGTGAACAAATTATCCGTCTCGTTCGCGAAGGCCTCACACCGTACCTCAAGCGTCTGCACCGCCAGACCGTTACGGACGAAGAAATCGGCAAGCTCATTGAAATCCCGATCCGCCGTATAAGCCATTACGACCGCGAAAAGGCCGACCAGCTCTTGAAGGAACTGGAAGAGAGCATTGCAACTTGCAAGTACAACCAGGAACACATTATCGATTACGCCGTGAACCACTTCAAGAACATCTTGAAGAAGTACGGCGAAGGCAAGGAACGCCGCACGCAGATTGCCGAATTCGGTAAGGTGAACGCCGTGCACGTGGCTCTTGCAAACCAGAAGCTTTATGTGAACCGCAAGGAAGGTTTCGTGGGCACGGGCATGAAGAAGGAAGAATACCTCTTCGACGTGTCGGAATACGATGACTTGATCGTATTCAAGGCCGACGGTAGCTTCAAGGTCGTGAAGGTCAGCGACAAGGACTTTGTCGGTAAGGATATTATTCTCGTTGAAAAGTTCAACAAGGACGACGAACGCCATATCTATAACGTCATCCACCAGGATGGCAAGGACGGCTATGCTTACATCAAGCGCTTCAACGTCGGCGGCGTAACTCGCGACAAGGATTACTACATGGGCAAGAACAAGCCCGGTAGCAAGATTCTTTACATGTCGAGCAACATGAACGGCGAAGCCGAAGTCGTTGAAGTCATCTTGAAGCCGCGTCCGCGCATCAAGCTGAACTTTGAAGTGGACTTCAGCGAAGTCGAAGTCAAGGGCCGTGGCGCTCTCGGCAATATCGTTTCGAAGTACCCGGTCAAAACGGTCAAGAGACTCCGCAAGGGCGTTTCGACACTTGGCGCAAGAGTGCTTTACTTCGACGCTCCGAGCGGTATCGTCTCGACACAGAAGAAGGGCGATTGCCTCGGTGAATTTGGTGAAAACGACAAGTTGCTCATCATCAAGCAAGATGGTAGCGCTCGCGTCCACACCATGGCAGACCCGATTCTCGTCGGTTCGAACATCAAGTATCTGCACAAGTACGACCCCGCACAGGTCTTTACGGTGCTCTACTTCGAAGGCTCGAATTTCAACTACATGGTCAAGCGTTTCAACCTCGAAGGCTGCCCCATGACGACGGAATTCAGCGTGGTCTCCGATCACAAGGACACGAAGCTCATCGAGCTCTTCGCTACAGATGACGCACGCGAACTGATGGAATACCAAGTCGGTCGCGAAGTCCAGAAGGAAGAACTCGACTTGACGGAAATTGCGGAAGTCAAGGGCTACAAGGCTCTCGGCAGCAAGTTCACCGCCAAGAAGATCAAGCGCGTGAGCCGCATTTCGCCGGCAGACCCGTTTAGCGACGGAAGCGGTGAAAGCGAAGGTTCTAGCGAAGATCCGAGCTTGTTCTAAGTTCTAGGATTGCCGCGCCCCTTACGGGGCTCGCAATGACGTAATTAATGAGTTATGCCCCGCGGAAGCGGGGCATTTCTTATCCAAGACGAGAATGGTGATCCCGGAACTGAGTCCGGGATGACAATGCAATTAAACAAAGTGTTTATGATGTCATGCCGCACTTGTGCGGCATCGCCTTTTTTAATCGATGTTTTAAAGAATATCTCTGTTAAGCAATTCGCCGTGGCTGAGTTCAAGACGGCGGAATGGGCTGTTCAGATAAAAGTCCGGGTTATGCGTTGCCATGAGGATGGTCGTTCCGCGGGCGTTGATTTCCTTGAAAATGCAGAAGACTTCTTCAGCGTTTTTCGGGTCCAAGTTACCGGTCGGTTCGTCCGCCAAAAGCAGATACGGGTTGTGCACCATCGCACGGGCAATCGCCACACGTTGCTGTTCACCGCCCGAGAGCGTGTAAGGCATAGCAAAGCGCTTTTGGCTAATGCCCACGAGTGCAAGCGCGTCAAAGACAGCCGCATTAATCTTGTTGCTCGGAGTACCCACAATGCGGAGCGCAAGCGCCACATTTTCAAAAACATTGCGGTCCGGCAACAGCTTAAAGTCCTGGAAAATAATTCCCATCTTGCGGCGGAGCGCCTGGATTCTATCGTCCGGAGTGTTCTTGCTATCGTACAAGACGTTGTCCGAGAACTTGACCATCACCTGGCCACCACGTTCTTCGTCCGGGCGTTCATCCATGTAGATGAGTTTCAGCACCGTCGATTTTCCGGCGCCGGAATGCCCCGTCAAGAAAACAAACTCGCCTTTGTTAATACGGAAGGTGACGTTGTTCAACGCCTTCCAGTTGGCTTCGTAAGATTTCGTGACGTGGGTAAAATGGATCATATTATTCCGTCATTCTGATTTCGACGAGAACTTCCTTGCGCCACTTCTGGATGAGCTTCTGGAGCTTTTCATTTTCCAAGTGAGTGGCAGCCATCATTTCAATCTTGCCGTAATCTTCTTCGAGCGTGAGTTCGCGCACCTGGCGGGAATCGTCGAGACGGAACAAGTGATAAGCGCCATCAATAATGACCGGTTCAGAAATTTCACCGACGTTCAAATTGGCAACCGGATCCACATAAGCGGGTTCCATTTCGTTACGCTGGAACCAGCCAAGCAAACCACCCTGGAAGTTGCTGGATTTGTCTTCACTGTACTTCTTTGCTGCCTTGGCAAATTCATCCTTCGTCTTAATATTCTTGCGGAGCGAATCGGCGAGAGCAACGACTGCAGCAGTATCCTTTGCGGTCGGAATCGTGCGCAAGAGAATTTGCGCAGAGCGAACGCCATCTTCCTTACGGCCAAGCACACGGGCAATGTGCCAACCCAAGTCCGTCTTGACCGGAGTCGATGCATAGTGACCATTTTTCAAATGTTCAATAGCCTTTTCGAAAGCCGGGTCCAAAAGACCGCGCTTAAAGTAACCGAGGTCGCCTCCCTTTGCGGCAGAGCTGTCCTGCGAATGGCGCTGAGCCAAAAGTTCAAATTTGATGCCGAAGTTGAGACTATCAATCAAAGATTCAGCCACATGCTTCACAGAATCCACAATCATGGAATCCGGTTTCACAGGAATCTGGATATGGCTTAGCAAAACGCAGTTGAACTGGCGCGGGAGCGAATCCTTGTAATCCTTATAGAACAAATCCACTTCTTTCTTGGTCGGGTGGATCGTGCCCACATGGAGCTGACGCACACGGGAAATTTCCATGTGGTTGCGAATCTGCTTACCGAGCTGTTCGCGATACTGAATCATCGAAAGACCGAGCTGGGCACGTACAGCCTTTTCGAGCGTTGCCATATCAATTTTCTGGCTTGCGGCAATAGACTGAAGGTGCGAAGTCACACGCTGGTCCACTTCGTTTTCCGAAATCACAATCGAATCGCGGTCAATGCGGCTGAGCAAAACCTTTTCTTCAATCATGCGATCCAGCACTGCATCTTTCTGCTGCTGTTCAGTCATATTTGCAGCTTCGGGTGTTTCCTGGAACCTGTAAAGGTTGTTCATGAACTCCGAACGCATAATCGGCTTGCCATCGACAACAGCCGCAATCCCCTCCATCAACACAGGCTCAGCAAAGCAGCCAACAGAGAGGGCAAAAACTAAAGAGGCAATTCGATTACTGATCATTATCTTTCCTTTTCACTAAATACGTTCATCTTCGTAATTATGGGAATTCCCGTTTTCCATTCATCCTTGAGGCGTTTCACAACCGTATTCTGGTGTTCCACCCAAGCATGCATAGAGACATCTTCAATCACTTCATCAAGCGGACGGGCATCAGCGGAGTCCAGGCGGTTTGTCACCACGGCAATCTTAGCGGCGCCATCGCAAACCTTCATCGGAGTAATGCGGCCCACCACAGCACGGCGAATAGACGGAATCATGCACGGGTCCGGAGTCACATCGACACCATCAAATTCTCTCATGCGCTTTACCAAGCGATGGTTAGGCGGAATCGATTCAAACTTGGTATTCTTGAACTCTTTATAATACAGCACCGCAGACTTCCAGTCGGCAAAGGTGAGAATTGCACCCGAGACCGAAGTTTTCCCATTCAAATACAAGTTCTGGTTCTTATGGTAAAAGTCAATCTTTTCGACATCGCTTACAATCATCGTATCGAGATAAGTCTGCATGAAATAATCAGCAACGATTTTGCGCTTTGTGCGTTCAATCATACGGATGAGCACAGAATCTTGCAATGCGCCATTTTTTACCGCCTGCTGATAAACGAGTTCTTCATCAATCCAACGCTGCAAAAAGAGAATGCGCTCGCGGTCGCCCCAGGAATCCCAATCGGGAGCGTACGTGTAAAGCTCCGACTGGTGCAACTTGGAATCGCCCACAGTAACAACGACAGGGTCTTTTGTCTTACAGCCAGCCATCATCGCCAAGCTGAGGACAAGCAATATGCGAATAAGAGATTTCATCGCGACAAATTTAGCAAATTCGAGGTCGAGAGAGTACTTAAAGCCTTCCAAAACGACCTTTCAACCTTGCTAAAGCGTCTTCTTCTACGATATCTTCGGCGTCACCCCCCTTGCGCTTGTACTTGAGGATTTCAAAATCTTCGAGCAAAGCCTTCGCCTGCAAGTAAAGTTCGGCAAATTCCGGGTCATCTGTTGGCGTACGGTCGATTTTTCCGAGGAGTTCACGAGCATTTTTCAGTTCGTGGTCCTTGAGGTAACGAGCCTTGAGGTACGGGCGGAAATACTCGCGGAGGGTATTGGCCGAAAGTTCCGTGTTTTCGCGGGACACGAATTCGCGAGATGCGCTAGAATTGTGAGATGCGCCAAACGGGAGTTCTATGTTGAAAAGTTCAGCAAGAACGCGCAGACGTTCAAACAAAGTAAGTTCTTTTTGGTACGCCGTATGGATCGCAATTATGGTTTTATTTTTTACGGTTGACTTACCGCACCCATTTCGCATATCCACGCTGAAATCTTTAAGCAAATTCCAGTTCTTTACAAAAGCTTCAGCACTGATAAGGCCCGATTCATATGTCGCACGAACGAGCGAGAGGCGGATTTCTTCATCTTCGCTGCGAGTGTTTGCAGCAAGGCTCTTGAAGTCACGAATCTTTTTGCCGCGCGAAAATTCAAGTCCTGTAAAACGCACACAACGAGTCGCATCAAGGCTATCAGCGGCAAGTGATTTCGCCACCCAAATTTTGAGAGCCGTTTCAAAGTTATCCGCAAAAACACCACCCATTTCGAGCAAGTTCAAGCGGTCGGCAATGAGCTGTTTTTTCTCTTCCGTGAGTGAAGTCTTTTGCTGCGCGGGATGCGCCGCAGTTTCGGAACGCGCACCTTCCACACGCTTGCGGAAAGCTTGCCAAAAACGAGATTCATCCGACACCATCAACGCCGACTGCCCAAGACGCCAACCAAAGCGCATCCCTTCAAGCGGGAAGTCAATGCCAAACGTCACCAATGCCGGACGGACCGCCAAGAACATGCGGTAAGAGCCCCATTCAGGCGACACTTCGATTTTGTATGGCTCCGGGAAGCCCGGCTTCGAGACGACCAAATGCAAGCGCAAGTGATTTTCTTTGTCGGGATTCACCGTCGGAACGTCGATGCTTGCGCCGTTTGCACCCAAGCGGATTTCCTTTGTATTCGAAAGGACTTCGTAAAGCAACAGAAGCGGAGCTTTATGCGAGAAGTTATCGAGCGCCGCAAAGAATTCATCATCAATCGCGGTGCGCTTGGCTTCGAGCAATTTCTTGACGCTCTTAGGCATTTCGCGAATCACGGATTCAATCATCCATTCACGCCATTGCTGGATGCTCATCGCAAATTTTGCCGGAGAAATTTCAGTCAGCAAGTCATAAGGCAACGAGAGCGTAATGCCATCGCAATCGCGAGTGGCGTCAAAGACCATTTCACCTGTGACAACGCGCTCACCAATGCGGAAATGTTCGATGGAACCGCCAAGAGTTGGGGCTGGAGCCGCATCCTTAGACTTGACTGGA from Fibrobacter sp. UWB13 includes the following:
- a CDS encoding type II toxin-antitoxin system RelB/DinJ family antitoxin: MKNNIAIKPIKYLQMLYKRYIFDGMSTVAKNFRIDSDLNDQATALLEGLGLSMSQAVSMFLRQVVLQRGLPFEVKYPEYPKGLREAVAEAERLEADPNTKRYTDMNEMWADLDK
- a CDS encoding DNA gyrase/topoisomerase IV subunit A codes for the protein MNQETPDTTLGLSNVNHLERLYDGWFLDYASYVILDRAVPYFEDGLKPVQRRILHSMFENHDGRYQKVATIVGRTMAYHPHGDASIGDALVGLGQKNLLIDTQGNWGNPYTGDRAAAPRYIEGRLTPFAVDVVFNPETTEWIPSYDGRSEEPVTLPVKFPLLLAQGVDGIAVGLSTSILPHNFRELCEASIACLRGKKFTLYPDFFTGGIIDVTDYNDGQRGGKVKVRAKIEKVDNKTLAIREIPYGTTTVSLIESIVKANDKGKIKIKHVDDNTSQGVEILVHLQPGTDPQVAIDALYAFTDCEKSLSPCTCVIIDKHPKFVGVSDILKLNTEHTVKLLEWELANELKHLEDKWHMTTLEKIFIEKEVYEVIKKAKDREQIIRLVREGLTPYLKRLHRQTVTDEEIGKLIEIPIRRISHYDREKADQLLKELEESIATCKYNQEHIIDYAVNHFKNILKKYGEGKERRTQIAEFGKVNAVHVALANQKLYVNRKEGFVGTGMKKEEYLFDVSEYDDLIVFKADGSFKVVKVSDKDFVGKDIILVEKFNKDDERHIYNVIHQDGKDGYAYIKRFNVGGVTRDKDYYMGKNKPGSKILYMSSNMNGEAEVVEVILKPRPRIKLNFEVDFSEVEVKGRGALGNIVSKYPVKTVKRLRKGVSTLGARVLYFDAPSGIVSTQKKGDCLGEFGENDKLLIIKQDGSARVHTMADPILVGSNIKYLHKYDPAQVFTVLYFEGSNFNYMVKRFNLEGCPMTTEFSVVSDHKDTKLIELFATDDARELMEYQVGREVQKEELDLTEIAEVKGYKALGSKFTAKKIKRVSRISPADPFSDGSGESEGSSEDPSLF
- the ftsE gene encoding cell division ATP-binding protein FtsE, whose amino-acid sequence is MIHFTHVTKSYEANWKALNNVTFRINKGEFVFLTGHSGAGKSTVLKLIYMDERPDEERGGQVMVKFSDNVLYDSKNTPDDRIQALRRKMGIIFQDFKLLPDRNVFENVALALRIVGTPSNKINAAVFDALALVGISQKRFAMPYTLSGGEQQRVAIARAMVHNPYLLLADEPTGNLDPKNAEEVFCIFKEINARGTTILMATHNPDFYLNSPFRRLELSHGELLNRDIL
- a CDS encoding peptidylprolyl isomerase — its product is MISNRIASLVFALSVGCFAEPVLMEGIAAVVDGKPIMRSEFMNNLYRFQETPEAANMTEQQQKDAVLDRMIEEKVLLSRIDRDSIVISENEVDQRVTSHLQSIAASQKIDMATLEKAVRAQLGLSMIQYREQLGKQIRNHMEISRVRQLHVGTIHPTKKEVDLFYKDYKDSLPRQFNCVLLSHIQIPVKPDSMIVDSVKHVAESLIDSLNFGIKFELLAQRHSQDSSAAKGGDLGYFKRGLLDPAFEKAIEHLKNGHYASTPVKTDLGWHIARVLGRKEDGVRSAQILLRTIPTAKDTAAVVALADSLRKNIKTKDEFAKAAKKYSEDKSSNFQGGLLGWFQRNEMEPAYVDPVANLNVGEISEPVIIDGAYHLFRLDDSRQVRELTLEEDYGKIEMMAATHLENEKLQKLIQKWRKEVLVEIRMTE